The genomic segment CtctgtggtataaaaaaaaaaaaagaaggcaaaCACTAGGAATCAGATGAATCATCATTGATATGTGCATATGTGGCCATTTTCTTTTCCAGTATTGAAGCTTGCTGGTTGTCACCTTTCCTTTTCTTCGCGGATTTAGAAGGCTGAGCCCTAGAAACTAGATGATACCTGCCTTCCATCAGGTCCTTAGCGCTGCACAGGGGTCCGTGTATTTTCACTGTGTTCCCGAATTTGGAGTAGTCCACGGAATAGCGGCCTTCTTCTTCCGTCACAATCGGGACAAAGCGACGGCCCCAGAGGATTTCGTCGGACAAGTAGGACGTCCTCGCCTGAGTAGTTATCCCGGTTGTCTCTACTACCCCTTCGAGGATTGCTACCACCTCCAGATCTTGGTCGCCGATGTCATAGGCGGAAAAATGGAAAAGAGGGCTCTTCTCATCAATTGTATGGCTTATAATGAGAGGTGAGACTAAGAAAATGGAATTTGTCCCAACCGGGTTCTCCACCTGGATATCAACCTGAGAAATTGGAATGACTTCTCCCTCGTTGGTGGTGGTCCTCTTGACTACTTGGATTTTGATTGAAGCACTGATGATCATACTCTTGCGTAGGTCACCAACGCGAAACATGAAACGATATTTGCCGTCCCGGCAGGCTATGACGGCATGCTTACTGAAGATTAGGGTCTCCGCTCTGCGGTTTGCCTGTGCCGTCTTCATGAAGATACATCCCAACATGACCGCGTTGATGATTAAGCCAGATATGTTCTGGATGATGAGGACCGTTATGGCCAGTGGGCATTGCTCTGTGACCATACGACCTCCAAAACCAATGGTCACCTGGATCTCGATGGAGAAGAGAAATGCCGAGGTGAAAGACTGGATGTTGGTGACGCATGGTATGGAGGAGCTACGCTTGGGGTCTAAATCTCCGTGGGCAAAGGCGATGAGCCACCAGGCCATGGCGAAGAGCATCCAGCTGCAGATGAATGTCATGGTGAAGATAAATAAGCTGTGCTGCCACTTCAGGTCAACCATGGTGGTGAACACATCCTGGAGGAACCGTCCTTGCTCTCGAATATTCTTATGGGCCACGTTGCAAGCACCGTTTTTGGAGACGAAGCGTGCTTTCCTAGTTTTGGTCTTAAATTGAGGGTGGTTATCCTTATCTTCTGCAAGTCGGGTTAACAAGAACTCATCGTGGATCAGCCCTTTCCGGGCAAGCATGGCTGTATGGAGCAAGAAACTGTTATGTTGTGGAGAAGTGGCGGTTCATCTGCAACGAAAAAAACAGAACGATTCATTGCATTATGGATATCTCGCGGGTGCTTGGCACAAAGCGTAAAAAAGCCTAATTTCTTACTTATCTAAAGGTGCACTTGTGCAACAGACTGTAAATGGACAATTAGACATCTGCTAGGGTTTTACTTCTTTCAGAAGACTGATAAAAAAAGAGCTTATTGATTACTGACGGTTTACACAGCTATTTTTACTAACATATAAAACTAAATAACACTTCCCTTCCTGATCCTTGGACCTAAAGAAACCAATCTTAAAACTCCATGGTTCCAATCAATCattactttttctccagttttctggaGTGATTTCCTTCTTTTCTATTCCTTTTGCACCACTTTTTACTTTGtctttgtttttatttattatatttttttcctaATAATCATTCAGATGCATTCTGATTTTATACCTGTATTATCATTAAAGCGTTTGATAGTAGTGTGCTGCTAACAATACTAACAATAATACTAAGATAGtaaaaataataatactaataatagaaaaataataataataatactaataataataataatacaaataataaattAAGATATAATaatttaaaatataataataaaataatactattaataataaaataataatattattaataagaaTAATACtagaataataataaaataatactaattctaatcataataataatagtttATTCTCGTCTTTAACCTGTGTTTCTCCAACTGTTGTGAGACTACAATTCACAGCATGCCCAAATACCCGCAGGTGTTAGGTGTTGCAGGTATTGGAAAGTCAAAAGTTTGCGAACCATCGAGATACAGAATTAACAAAACGAAAATGCAATGCAATTTACCATCCAGCACTTCATGGCTTTTTATGTATCAGTCCATGACTGGTGTCAGGTATCACATTACTGGAAGGATTAATGGGTGTCTGTAGGTGTCGGGGCATTAGGAGTGTCAGATTGGGGTCTGCAATTAGCACCCTCATTAATCCGTCTGCCTCCAGCACCAGGGTCAGCGCCTGTCAGGGCGGAAAGGGTTAAATGATGCCATTGGCACTGACAAAGCTCTGCTCTGTCATTTGCCTCTATGTCAGCTGCTGGGGTGCAGTTACACCGGGCCTCTCCACTGCCATCAATTATTAACCGGGATGTAAGACTtgggaagagaggaaaaaaaaaggctCAGGCTTAGATATGGGGCTGATTAAAATCCGTCCGGTGGCAGCGATCCGCTTACCTGGATCCCTTACCGAAATCCTGCAGGCATTGGGTGACAGTTTTAATTTTGGAAGCTTCTCCCCTTTGATGGATGGGGAATGGTACAGTCGGTGGTGGATGCGGTTGCAGGCTGTGATGCTGCGGCCTCCGTGTAGTCTCTGTGGCCGCTGCACCCGGTGATTGGCTCCGGGGTGTGGGCTGTTCTCGTGTGACACATGATGTGATGATAGGGACACGAGTCGGGAAATGCAGGTGCAATGATGTGCGGGGATGGTGACGCTGCCCCCCCAGGACATCGCTATTACAAGAATATTCAATATTAGCAAAAATAATCATCATAGgcataaaaaacaacaacaacaacaacgcaATATCACAAAGTATAAATGCAATGTAATAAATCACACAGTGACATAATATACCAAGATCTGGGGGAAGAGATTGTTCTGACTATGCACAGAAAGATGTGCTGGTAATAAtgccaataataataaataataataataataatacataacaTATTAGTAGCAATAatacaaaataatgaaaataaaaataaaaataaataaatacaaataaatataataataacaacaataataataaataacatatTAGTAGCAATAatacaaaataatgaaaataaaaataaataaatacaaataaatataataataacaacaataataataaataacagtagcaataatacaaaataatgaaaataaaaataaaaaaaataaatacaaataaatataataataataataacaacaataataataaataacatatTAGTAGCAATAATACAAAATAATGAaattaaaaataagaaaataaataaatataataataatatattagtagcaaaaatacaaaataagaaaaataagaaaaaataaataaaaatagaaaaataataaataataacagtagcaataatacaaaataatgaaaataaaaataagaaaaaaaatataataataatgaataataataacatattagtagcaaaaatacaaaataataaaaataataaaaaataaataataataatagatatgaATAAAAAAGAAAACAATATTACATAAAAAATCTTATAAAATATTACAAAACAATTCAATGTAACGACAAATCAAACAGTTTCATAATATGCAAGGATCTATGGAAGCAGATAGTTCTGACAATGCACAGAAATATGTTGTGCTGGTAACAGTGCCAATAGTacaatagtagtagtagtaataataataataataataataataataataataataaaaaatagtgtgatggtggaatatggggggttgtgtatcattttgtgtaggtttgtattctaggcgtggtgctctgtccattccatgtattccttgtgtgtacattgtcctgtttacaggttaatcaccccctgccgggcttttgtccctaagtctgggggagggtgccttggatccacctaaactctctgcttacctggaggATAATTCATTCTGGCTAAaaaagacaagagagaaggagtaaggggtactttgcacgctgcgacatcgctactgcaacatcgtcggggtcaaatcgaaagtgacgtacatccagcgccagtaacgacatcgcaacgtgtaaagcctagatgcgccgataatctcgatcgcaaaagcgtcgtaaatcggtgatctgtgtagcgtcggacattttcataatgtcgcaccgataggagatacgatgttgttcctcgctcctgcggcagcacacatcgctgtgtatgaagccgcaggagcgaggagcatctcctacctgcctccaccggctatgcggaaggaaggaggtgggcgggatgtttacgtcccgctcatctccgcccctccgcttctattggccgcctgccgtgtgacaccgctgtgacgccgcacaacccgtccccttaggaaggaggtgggtcgccggccagagcgatatcgcagggcaggtaagtgcatgtgaagctgccgtaacgataatgttcgctacagcaactatcacaagatatcacgtgtgacgggggcaggtactatcgcgctcggcatcgctagcatcagctagcgatgtcgcagtgtgcaaagtacccctaaggcctaaGCTACATGGCAATATCGCAAtatccagctacggaggagagagggagagaaatccatcccctcctccgtgccagcccgcccccccccgcagcatcggcctgccccccacagctgaggtccactcgcacagtcggacctcagtcgcatggatactagcatgacactcgatcctgctgtgctgccagcgcgagccgaatgtcatgcgagtatagcactagtgccccgtgtggctccgggctaagattgatcctctgagggaaaagctgacaccccagagagactgtgagaaaccccgatttcactggaaaaggactgctggagggttGTGACTGATcccccgggacatttatcccattagtggactactttaccctctgtgtggtggattattttatggaccgtctgattttgattggaataaatgttctttagaTTGTTCatacatctctcgctctgttgattgtgtgatactggAGAATGACCCCATGACAAATAGTAAtcataaaaatatgaataaaacAAGTGACATAATATGCCAAGATCTGGGGGAAGGGATCGTTCTGACAATGTGCAGAAAGATGGTTGTGCTGGTAATAGTGCCATAAATAGTACaagagtaataataatattaatattaataataataataaaatattagcAATAATACaaaataggaaaaataaaaattataataatctatatatgtgttaagaaaaaaaataattacaaagcatAGTTCAATGTAATGACAAATCACACAGATATGCAAGGATCAGTGGGCAGAGATCGATGTGCTGTTAATAGTGCCatcaagaataataataataataataataataataataataataataataataataataataataataaaaaaaaatggtaatcataaaaatatgaataaaagCAAAGGATAATTCATTATGTAATGACAAATCACATAGTGACATAATATGTAAAGATCTGTGGGGGGAGATCATTTTTACAATGCGCAGAAAAATGTGCTGGTAATAGTGCCAATAGTAcaagagtaataataataatatgaaactAAAAATAATAGTaatcataaaaatattaataaaattataaaacaaTATTACAAAGTTTAATTCAATGTAATGACAGATCACACAGTGACATAATATCCAAGGATCTGTGGGAAGAGATGATTCTGACAATGCACAGAAAGATGGTTGTGCTGGTACTAGTGCCAATAGTACAAGAGTATTGAAGGACGGGCGTGCGTGGCACTGTTTGGAACTCCATAGAATACCCTGGTACTCGGGCTTGAGTCTCCACTCCGCATGTTTTGTGGGCTTTTGTTAGCCACTACATATGCGAGGATTGCCTGCTAATTACGGTAATACGTAGCCATATTGGTCACTGATATTACCGTGATTGGCCAGCCGCATAGCGTCATTGGGTCTATAAAACACCCGGTGACGCCATCTTTGGAGCACCGTATCCGGAAACAGCGTATAGTGAGGTTCTCCtgaagaagggacagtgtgttataccGTAATAGTCCCTGTTGGTGCAACATTAAACAAACAGTCCTTTTCAGACTTAATTCTATAATAACACCGCTCTTATCGGCATTTAGTGTAGGGTAAGCTGCTTGAGAAGGGATTGTGTAATAGAGGcctctaggcagggattatagtcTTACACACTTTGCTGCTGTtatgtaaaaaatctattctattctctaataatacagctCTTACCTGTATTTATTGTAGGGCAAGCTGGTGGAGAAGGGAGATTGTATTAGAGGCCCGAaggcagggattctagtcttacaGTGCTTGTGACgcaaccccagggctttggggtactcagtcctAGGCCGTATATTactgggatatgtcactgggtggccgttacccagttccgtgaccctgggggtcggttaaaaggggatttgtacaaggaagggaaaaataaaaataaaatgtttttcgtgacgccacttgcggtatgcgactataaggggaaagccgccgctgcaaagtctctcactgctggggctggtggtattgggcagcttaggtgtgatggctctccacaagtagagctgggccccaggggaggatgatggtggttgtagtgtatAGGTGcaaaggtgtaggaagaattcagacaacacaggggctgtggtttaacttgtgctttactcactggtttgcagTTGCTGCcacccggtttgtgctggtctttacccatccggtattccctttgttccagtgccggtgcagtgaactggtgagctttacttccatgcaccctgtgtAGTTGGTGAGTCTCAGTGGCttggagcgttttggggtccccctccttttgtctccgtcctggcccatacggcaggcagcttgaacctctgcccccgttcccaggttccctctttgctgctgtgccccggacaccaacgttggtgaggtccttgatggtcccctcaccgggcagattgttatcaggtgagcttgaagcatcttcctgaactagggctctgtaccccgtcggtgctcggtccagtgagtacttgctccgtcctctccctggcaaccgtactgccttttactcagtagtcacttcacACTTTCCCGTCAGTGTACTGTCTTCTAACAGAACGTCTTACTTCACGTCTACTGACTGAATGTCTGGCAAAATGTCCGTCTCCCATCACTCCActtactagcccctcctcctcccaggtttccgactagtggattggatgcatcccagcctataggtgaccacccatcaagtccatctctagcctgttaactaatctggggaaaagggcgtggatttgtgtgtgtgttgtgttagtaccagcactggtcttccaggaatccggggtcagatgtagtaccctgtggcacctgacacccaGGGGCACCACTCTTGCTGCTGAAAGCTAAATCCAATAGTCCATTTTAGGTCTACATCTATTCTTTTCCCTAGTAAAACCTCTATTAGCTGCATTcattgtagggatagctgctggaggagggatagttttggcttagaggcatatagtcagggtatattgctttacagtccttctataagTATACTGCTCCTTCAacctaactgcattggtcaggACATGGGTGAAATTATGGGACACGTGCAGGTGTAAGGCAGGGACAGTGCACCGTGACATACATTGGCACCTGAGGACTGAGTATTGCAGGACGGCCACCGCCATCAGATTGTGGAaagtccacaagcctaaatggtaacatttccagggcaagcagtcaagATATGCAAGCACGTAACACCCTATGTACTTTCTCCATCTCCACAAGATcctcttcctctttaattgtgagcagcaagtgcttgagtagacacagaagtgggatggtTACGCTGATTATGATGTCATAGCAATTCACCATCTTGATTGATTCATCAAAGGTTTGTCAGTTGAGTGAGGGCCGGCTGCTGGCCATCTAAAAATTAGAAGTAAAGGTCGGATGCTGGCCATCTAAAAATTATCAGTACAGGCCAGCTGCTGGCTatctaaaaattatgagtacaggccagctgctggccctctaCAAATTATGAGTACAGGCCAGCTGCTGGccatctaaaaattatgagtacaGGCCAACTGCTGGCCATCTAAAAATTATAAGTACAGGCCAGCTGCTGGccatctaaaaattatgagtacaGGCCAGCTGCTGGccatctaaaaattatgagtacaGGCCAGCTGCTGGCCATTTAAAAATGATTGAGGGTCGGCTGCTGGccatctaaaaattatgagtgaaggtCGGCTGCTGGCCATCTAAAAATTAGGAGTGAAGGTCGGCTGCTGGCCATCTAAAAATTAGGAGTGAAGGTCGGCTGCTGGCCATCTAAAAATTAGGAGTGAAGGTCGGCTGCTGGCCATCTAAAAATTAGGAGTAAAGGTCGGCTGCTGGccatctaaaaattatgagtacaGCACAGCTGCTGGCCATCTAAACATTATGAGTACAGGCCAGCTGCTGGccatctaaaaattatgagtacaGGCCAGCTGCTGGccatctaaaaattatgagtgaaggtCGGCTGCTGGCCATCTAAAAATTAGGAGTAAAGGTCGGATGCTGGccatctaaaaattatgagtacaGGCCAGCTGCTGGccatctaaaaattatgagtgaaggtCGGCTGCTGGCCATCTAAAAATTAGGAGTAAAGGTCGGATGCTGGccatctaaaaattatgagtacaGGACAGCTGCTGGCCATCTAAAAATTATGGGTACAGGACAGCTGCTGGCCATCTACAAATTATGGGTACAGGACAGCTGCTGGCCATCTACAAATTATGAGTACAGGCCAGCTACTGGccatctaaaaattatgagtacaGGACAGCTGCTGGCCCTCTACAAATTATGAGTACAggccagctgctggccctctaaaaattatgagtacaGGCCAACTGCTGGCCATATAAAAATTATGAGTACAGGTTAGCTGCTGGccatctaaaaattatgagtacaGGCCAGCTGCTGGccatctaaaaattatgagtacaGGCCAGCTGCTGGCTatctaaaaattatgagtacaGGACAGCTGCTGGCCATATAAAAATTAGGAGTGAGGGCTGACTGCTGGCCTTCTAAAAATCATGAGAACGATTTAGCTGCTGGTACTCTAAAAATTAGAAGTGAGGGCAAGAGGATGACTGtgtggatatggtggaggaggaggagaaggacaagaaaaataaaaaacatgaaCTGTGTACCCTTTTTGGGGTGGGAAGGGGGTACATGGAATACACCAGAAACAGaaggaacatttgaattggctttatgttcctcTGCTGTCATCCACTGGGGTTGAGAAGTCGGGGCCAACCCTGGTCTTCCTCATTTTGATAGCAGTCAGCCCGTCAGGCACATCCGCCTGGCAGCTGGAAATACTATTAGTTATTATGCCCCCCAAAACTCAGCTTAACCATGGAGGAAGCAGTGGCTGCAGCCTGCGAGCCTCAGATTTGCTTGAGTAAAAAAATAAAGATGCAGTCATACAAGGGGAGAAAGGTCCGAATGCTCCTCGTGTGAAGAAATGCACAAAGGCCTTGTGGCTTTCTTTCCCCTGGATGGGTTGAAGACGTTCCCCCcaacatggttcatgaattttcattggcaaaggTCTCTCCAAGGAGATAAAAAACCAAAAAGTTTGCACGCCCCTGCTTCAATTTTTtttggcagtgcttgaaaataatggcggccacacaaaatattcacaccttGGGCacgatttggctattttcacttaggggtgtactcacttttgttgccagtggtttagacattagatTGGCCACTCTCTACAATTCTAAAAAACCGTCTTCAAAAACTAATGGAAAATTGTCCCAATTAATGTTTCGTTGTTCACATGAGGAGTTTTTTGAACATTTTGAAAGGTTTTGAAAATCGACTTGTAGAAAAAAAGAATGTGCGTGTCACGCCTTTCATCCAGGGtgagactcagtgctggacctggggagggtgagactCAGTGCTGGACTTGGGGAAGGTGAGACTcaatgctggacctggggagggtgagactCAGCGctcgacctggggagggtgagacagcgctcgacctggggagggtgagactCAGCGctcgacctggggagggtgagactCAGCGctcgacctggggagggtgagactCAGCGctcgacctggggagggtgagactCAGCGCTcgacctggggagggtgaaactCAGCGctcgacctggggagggtgagactCAGCGctcgacctggggagggtgagactCAGCGctcgacctggggagggtgagactCAGCGctcgacctggggagggtgagactCAGCGctcgacctggggagggtgagactCAGCGctcgacctggggagggtgagactcagcgctggacctggggagggtgagactCAGCGCTGGACTTGGGGAAGGGGAGACTCAGCGCTCGACCTGGGGAGGGGGAGACTCAGCGCTCGACCTGGGGAGGGGGAGACTCAGCGCTCAACCTGGGGAGGGGGAGACTCAGCGCTCGACCTGGGGAGGGGGAGACTCAGCGCTCGACCTGGGGAGGGGGAGACTCAGCGCTCGACCTGGGGAGGGGGAGACTCAGCTCTCGACCTGGGGAGGGGGAGACTCAGCGCTCGACCTGGGGAGGGGGAGACTCAGCGCTCGACCTGGGGAGGGGGAGACTCAGCGCTCGACCTGGGGAGGGGGAGACTCAGCGCTCGACCTGGGGAGGGGGAGACTCAGCGCTCGACCTGGGGAGGGGGAGACTCAGCGCTCGACCTGGGGAGGGGGGAGACTCAGCGCTCGACCTGGGGAGGGGGAGACTCAGCGCTCGACCTGGGGAGGGGGAGACTCAGCGCTCGACCTGGGGAGGGGGAGACTCAGCGCTCGACTTGGGGAGGgggagactcagtgctggacctggggagggggagactcagagctggacctggggagggcgaggctcagcgctggacctggggagggtga from the Anomaloglossus baeobatrachus isolate aAnoBae1 chromosome 11, aAnoBae1.hap1, whole genome shotgun sequence genome contains:
- the LOC142256994 gene encoding ATP-sensitive inward rectifier potassium channel 11-like; this translates as MLARKGLIHDEFLLTRLAEDKDNHPQFKTKTRKARFVSKNGACNVAHKNIREQGRFLQDVFTTMVDLKWQHSLFIFTMTFICSWMLFAMAWWLIAFAHGDLDPKRSSSIPCVTNIQSFTSAFLFSIEIQVTIGFGGRMVTEQCPLAITVLIIQNISGLIINAVMLGCIFMKTAQANRRAETLIFSKHAVIACRDGKYRFMFRVGDLRKSMIISASIKIQVVKRTTTNEGEVIPISQVDIQVENPVGTNSIFLVSPLIISHTIDEKSPLFHFSAYDIGDQDLEVVAILEGVVETTGITTQARTSYLSDEILWGRRFVPIVTEEEGRYSVDYSKFGNTVKIHGPLCSAKDLMEGRYHLVSRAQPSKSAKKRKGDNQQASILEKKMATYAHINDDSSDS